The DNA window GAAGGGGATGCCGAGAAAGCGGCGGATACCATTGGTTTCTTCGCCAACCAGCGTGCCAAGTTTCGTTTTGACCTGTGGACGGCTGGATGTCTGCGCGAGAAGCGGATGAAATGCCGTTCCTGCAGCGGTTATCGCTGCGTATTGCAAGACCTGCCGCCGTGTCCACACTGTACTCATCTCTTCTCCCTGTCTGCGAAGTCCTTTGTATCAAAGGCGGAGATGTCGTGTGGCCTTGTGTATGGTTTTGGCGCGCCTGCTTTCCAGAATGTTAGTTAAGGAACTAATTTTTCTGCATGTCTTCGACCATTGCCAGGAAGGCGTCGCTGGTTCTGATGTCTGCAAATTCCTTGTCGTGCATGAGGCGGTTGCGGTCGCGGAAGCCTTCGAGGATGGCTTTGCGCAGGTAGTCGAGCGCCATCTTCCGGCTGCCGGCCTGCGCGTAGGTAGCAGCCAGGTGGTAGTGGATTTCACTGGCGCTTTTCACCTTTGAGTTTGCCGGGATGCCGCGATTCGCAGAGCGTTCCAGGATGCCGGGATCAATTGCGAGTGCCTTGCGATACTCTGCGTCACCCTTGCGGAAGTTGCGTTTTGCGTAATAAAGCGTGCCGAGGTTCTGCATGGTGTTGGGATCGTTTGGCTTCAGCTTCAGCGATTTGCGGTACATCTTTTCTGCGCGTGGCAGATCGCCCTGACTGTGCGACAGCGTGCCCAGGTTGTTGTATGCCTCGGCATATTTGGGATTCAGCTTGATGGCCGCTTCAAAGCTGGTGCGTGCGCGGTCCCACATAAACATGTGTTCGCAGGCGATGCCTAGTTTGTTCAGGATGGTTGCGGTGGGCGGGAGCTGCTCGTAAACATGGATTGCCGCGAGATACCGCCCGCGTATCGCGAGCGTATCTGCCAATTCTTCCGAGGGTGGCAGCGTGGATGCGGTGTCGGCAGCGGCAGGGCTGTTCGTGGTGACGGCGGCCGGAGTGACAGGCGTATCTGCCGCAGGCGGAGCAGCCTGCTGCGCCCACAGCAGATACGGTGCGAAGAAGAGGGGAAGCAGAGCAGTACGAACCATGGAAACCCTCCTTTCGGGGGAGCCGCAGGTTGGTGAAAAGCATAGTGCGCCTGCGAGTATGCCATACGCAAGGGGTATTTTCATGGGGCGGAAATGATGTGCGCGCTGGCGATGTTGCTGTATTTCAGGGGCTCCGTCGGCAAGTGAATCGGTTACAGATATACTGCCGCCATCATGGCAACGGCGAAGAAATCTCCCGCAAAAACAATGTCTGCACAGAGCTTTGACCGACGCGTGGATGCGCAGATCGCAAAGGCCCCCGAGTATGCAAAACCCATCCTGGAACATCTTCGACAGATGGTGCACAAGGCCGTTCCGGAGACCGTGGAGGATGTGAAGTGGAGTCGGCCATTCTTCATGCTGAACGGTGAGAACCTTTGCTTTATGGCGGCGTTCAAGAATTACTGCGCGTTTGGTTTCTGGTCGCCGAAGATGCCGGAGTATCTGCAGTCGCAGGGGATGCCGAAGGTGGAAGGTGCAGGCAGCATTGGGCAGATTGCTTCGTTGAAAGATCTGCCCAAGGACCTGCCGAAGTATGTGAAGTATGCCGCTGAGTTGATTCGCAAGGGCGAAGCCGGATCTGCGATGGAGGGTCGTACACGCAAAGGCACGCGGCAGGAGATTGAAATGCCGGATGCGTTCTCCACTCTGCTGAAGAAATCAAAGAATGCGAAGACGAATTTTGATGCTCTGCCGCCGAGTTGCAAACGCGAGTACCTGGAGTGGATCACCACGGCAAAGAAAGAGGAGACACGCGATAAGCGCATGGGCGAAGCCATCACGATGCTGGAGGCGGGACGCCGCTTTAACGATAAGTATCGTTCGTGATTACGAGCTCTACTTTGCAACGGAGGGCTGTCATTCTGAGGAGCGGAGCGACGAAGAATCACGAGGATGCTCCTGCTGTCGACACAGCAGAAAGTTTCTTGTGAGGAAGGCTCGTGTCGCGTTGGTTATTGAAGCATCGCTGAGATTCTTCGCTTCGCTCAGAATGACGATGGACCCGACGGTGGACATGAGAAAGCCCGCATCGTGTGCGGGCATTCTCATGTATGCGGGCTTTCTTTTAGGGGTGGTTATTAGTAAGGACGCGGTCCACCTGGTCCGCGGTTATGACCCCACCACGTGTTGTAGCCGCGCTGAAATGCATCCTGATAGGCCCTGCGATCGGGGCCGCGATAGTTGCGATACTCATCGCGATTCATCACTGTGGGACGGCGCCGATTTTCAAAATCCTTTTGCGCACCATACAGGCCATCGCGGAAGCCCTGACGCTGGATATTACGGGTGAAGTCGCGAGGCGGGGCATCCCAGCGTCCGGGGCCCTGGCCATAGCCTTGGGGCGGTGGTGGTCCCTGGGCGAAAAGTGCTGCAGGCGCGGCGATCATGCCGGCACCAAGTACAAGTGCTGCGATACGTGTCTTCGTGTTCATTCGTGCTCCCTCACTTCCGACTGCATTGGAGTGGACACAGACTTGGAGTAAAGGTCGCGGTCTTCTCGTTGCCTGTGGTGTAAAAAGAGGACCGCGTCCGATTACCAGACTCTGCAAACGTTAGTCTTGATCATGGGCGCTGTCTTTGCACATTGAAATGCTTTTGCGAACTCCGGCATGTTCACCACAATGCCGTTGATGCGCGCATAGCCGGGCGAATGTTCGTTGGTAAGCGCGTTCATGCGGAGTTGCTCCGGTCTTTGATTCTCACATGCCCACTGTGCAAAGCCGATGAAGAATCGCTGATCCGGCGTGAAGCCATCCACGGGCTTCAATGATTGGCCTTCGGTTGCTTTCTTCCATGCCATGTAGGCGATCAGCGTGCCACCGAGGTCGGCGACATCCTCCCCGCTGGTCAGCTTGCTGTTGATGTGAATGTCATCGACGATGGTGTACGTTGCGAACTGATCGCGCAGGCAGTTGATGCGGTCTTCAAAGCCTTTTGCGTCGTCTTTCGTCCACCAGTCGCGCAGATTACCTTCTGCGTCGAACTGGCGTCCCTGATCGTCGAAACCATGCGTCAACTCGTGGCCAATGGTGGAGCCTGTATTGCCATAGTTCGGCGCGTCGTCGGCCTTTGCTTCATACAGCGGCGGCTGCAACACGCCCGCGGGAAAGTTGATGTCGTTCATCTGCGGGTCGTAATACGCATTCACCGTTGGCGGTGACATCATCCATTCGTTGCGGTCCACCGGCTTGCCGATCTTGCCGAAGTCGCGTTCGCTTTCAAACGCCACTGCACGGTGATAATCCGCAAAGAAATCGTTGCGTGTAATGGTTAGTTTCGAATAGTCGCGCCAGTGATCGGGATAACCAATCTTGTTGCGAATGGTCTTCAACTTCTTTAATGCTTCGGCCTTGGTTGCAGGACTCATCCAGTCCAGATGTTCAATCTCCTGCTTCATGGAATCTTCAATGAGATTGGTCATGAGCTGCGTCCTGGCGCGTGTATCTGCAGAGAAGGTGCGACGCACAAACTCCTGTCCTAATGCTTCACCCATGTAGTTGTCGACCTGGCGCGTGCACGTGCGCCAGCGCGGAGACATGGTGGGGATGCCGCGCAGGTAATGGCTGAAGAAGTCGAACTGCGCTTCGCGCCAGGGCTTGC is part of the Terriglobus sp. RCC_193 genome and encodes:
- a CDS encoding M13 family metallopeptidase yields the protein MRFLTIAPFVLFAASVSAQNLTSQPAPTGAQKPQVPLEALPYSPVLNLTSLDRSMNPCDDFYKFACGGWQKNNPIPADQSAWSVYGKLTFENQQFLWGILRDAAAMKDRNATQQKIGDYFAACTDEAAIDQRGFTPIKPTLARIAAYPSREALLKDLPAFAVDVDGSFFFNAGSTQDPQNANNVIAGEDAGGLGLPDRDYYLKTDAKSVEIRQKYVAYMENLLTMSGESAAQAKADADAVMKLETALATASLSRVDRRDPYKIFHRLTLADLQQQVPAVDWARFYQLAGAQGFTTLNISQSEFNKALQQQLTTAPLDALKAYLRFHALTSAASQMSKPWREAQFDFFSHYLRGIPTMSPRWRTCTRQVDNYMGEALGQEFVRRTFSADTRARTQLMTNLIEDSMKQEIEHLDWMSPATKAEALKKLKTIRNKIGYPDHWRDYSKLTITRNDFFADYHRAVAFESERDFGKIGKPVDRNEWMMSPPTVNAYYDPQMNDINFPAGVLQPPLYEAKADDAPNYGNTGSTIGHELTHGFDDQGRQFDAEGNLRDWWTKDDAKGFEDRINCLRDQFATYTIVDDIHINSKLTSGEDVADLGGTLIAYMAWKKATEGQSLKPVDGFTPDQRFFIGFAQWACENQRPEQLRMNALTNEHSPGYARINGIVVNMPEFAKAFQCAKTAPMIKTNVCRVW
- a CDS encoding YdeI family protein; this encodes MSAQSFDRRVDAQIAKAPEYAKPILEHLRQMVHKAVPETVEDVKWSRPFFMLNGENLCFMAAFKNYCAFGFWSPKMPEYLQSQGMPKVEGAGSIGQIASLKDLPKDLPKYVKYAAELIRKGEAGSAMEGRTRKGTRQEIEMPDAFSTLLKKSKNAKTNFDALPPSCKREYLEWITTAKKEETRDKRMGEAITMLEAGRRFNDKYRS
- a CDS encoding tetratricopeptide repeat protein; the encoded protein is MVRTALLPLFFAPYLLWAQQAAPPAADTPVTPAAVTTNSPAAADTASTLPPSEELADTLAIRGRYLAAIHVYEQLPPTATILNKLGIACEHMFMWDRARTSFEAAIKLNPKYAEAYNNLGTLSHSQGDLPRAEKMYRKSLKLKPNDPNTMQNLGTLYYAKRNFRKGDAEYRKALAIDPGILERSANRGIPANSKVKSASEIHYHLAATYAQAGSRKMALDYLRKAILEGFRDRNRLMHDKEFADIRTSDAFLAMVEDMQKN